One Sanguibacter keddieii DSM 10542 genomic window carries:
- a CDS encoding GNAT family N-acetyltransferase has translation MPAHSFTLDHFPAAADDRTRAWTRAVRQAFLEPDPTPARLEYLVEQTVADDATLVAAYPDGEETLDGERRPVGTCTTMAGTINLGAGLLPATLFTSATVRPTHRRRGLLRRMVEDALVRTSGAGHSMVLLTATEGSIYERFGFGAAVWRSTLTVDTRGGLPLRSRGSGQVQQVGTEWLVGQAPAVFDRFHEGALGSVSRRAAYTDRVARENDSDRFDRAVRGLAHVGDSGEVDGFAFYRSLEGTATVEVLDLVAATDDAYLALWSTLGGLDLVDTVTFPRASADEVLRHAVSDPRRVSTTLVQDELWVRVVDPAAALAQRAYMPGLDESLVLRVYDPLGHAAGDLRLRVADGVAVVEPVVVDGAENRAEDGHVDEDWDLSLDVSTLGTLLVGGLSATQLARSARLVARDGAALAQADRVFSIADTLRFYSHF, from the coding sequence GTGCCAGCACACTCCTTCACCCTCGACCACTTCCCCGCAGCAGCCGACGACCGCACCCGCGCGTGGACGCGCGCCGTGCGCCAGGCCTTCCTCGAGCCCGACCCGACGCCAGCCCGGCTGGAGTACCTCGTCGAGCAGACCGTGGCCGACGACGCGACGCTCGTGGCGGCGTACCCCGACGGCGAGGAGACCCTCGACGGTGAGCGGCGTCCGGTCGGGACCTGCACGACGATGGCCGGCACCATCAACCTCGGAGCCGGTCTGCTGCCCGCGACGCTCTTCACCTCGGCGACCGTCCGGCCCACCCACCGGCGCCGCGGCCTGCTGCGCCGCATGGTCGAGGACGCCCTCGTGCGGACGTCGGGTGCTGGGCACAGCATGGTGCTGCTCACCGCGACCGAGGGCAGCATCTACGAGCGCTTCGGCTTCGGCGCCGCCGTGTGGCGGTCGACCCTCACCGTCGACACCCGCGGCGGCCTCCCGCTGCGCTCGCGCGGCAGCGGTCAGGTGCAGCAGGTCGGCACGGAGTGGCTGGTCGGCCAAGCCCCGGCGGTCTTCGACAGGTTCCACGAGGGAGCCCTCGGGTCGGTGAGCCGCCGGGCCGCCTACACCGACCGCGTCGCCCGCGAGAACGACAGCGACCGGTTCGACCGCGCCGTCCGCGGGCTCGCGCACGTCGGCGACAGCGGCGAGGTGGACGGCTTCGCCTTCTACCGGTCCCTCGAGGGCACCGCCACCGTCGAGGTCCTCGACCTCGTCGCCGCCACGGACGACGCCTACCTGGCGCTGTGGTCGACCCTCGGTGGGCTCGACCTCGTCGACACGGTGACCTTCCCCCGCGCGTCGGCCGACGAGGTGCTGCGGCACGCCGTGTCCGACCCCCGCCGGGTGTCGACGACCCTGGTGCAGGACGAGCTGTGGGTGCGGGTGGTCGACCCCGCCGCCGCGCTCGCGCAGCGTGCCTACATGCCCGGCCTCGACGAGTCCCTCGTGCTGCGGGTCTACGACCCGCTCGGCCACGCCGCAGGCGACCTGCGGCTCCGCGTCGCGGACGGCGTCGCCGTGGTCGAGCCTGTCGTCGTAGACGGTGCCGAGAACCGGGCGGAGGACGGCCACGTCGACGAGGACTGGGACCTGTCTCTCGACGTGTCGACGCTCGGCACCCTGCTCGTGGGTGGCCTGTCGGCGACCCAGCTCGCCCGGTCGGCGCGGCTCGTCGCCCGCGACGGCGCAGCCCTCGCGCAGGCCGACCGGGTCTTCTCGATCGCCGACACCCTGCGGTTCTACTCGCACTTCTGA
- a CDS encoding GntR family transcriptional regulator — MPVPPASKSTVRPLSSRERAAAALRTAILDGTLRPGERLNDQELVEWLEVSRVPLRAAIHDLVDEGLVETRAQSHTRVATPDPSRLVEYTQTIGALLGGVARITVPGLDEARSDSIVEHALDVRSALEGGDTATIAQSHLLLIHAFLDACSNPVLTGATRTVLEAAHFHASRSFQPSDLDLDDLAQTMDELVEAVRTLDGVRAELALEHFYDL; from the coding sequence GTGCCAGTCCCTCCCGCCAGCAAGAGCACCGTGCGCCCCCTCTCGTCACGAGAGCGCGCGGCAGCAGCCCTGCGCACGGCGATCCTCGACGGGACGCTCCGGCCGGGCGAGAGGCTCAACGACCAGGAGCTCGTCGAGTGGCTCGAGGTCTCGCGGGTGCCGCTCCGCGCGGCGATCCACGACCTCGTCGACGAGGGGCTCGTCGAGACCCGCGCCCAGAGCCACACCCGCGTCGCGACCCCCGACCCGAGCCGGCTCGTCGAGTACACGCAGACCATCGGGGCGCTGCTCGGCGGGGTCGCCCGCATCACGGTCCCCGGGCTCGACGAAGCCCGGTCCGACAGCATCGTCGAGCACGCGCTCGACGTACGGTCTGCGCTCGAGGGCGGCGACACGGCCACGATCGCGCAGTCGCACCTGCTGCTCATCCACGCGTTCCTCGACGCCTGCTCGAACCCGGTCCTCACCGGTGCGACGCGGACGGTCCTCGAGGCGGCGCACTTCCACGCGTCCCGGTCCTTCCAGCCGTCAGACCTGGACCTGGACGACCTCGCGCAGACGATGGACGAGCTGGTCGAGGCCGTGAGGACCCTCGACGGCGTTCGGGCCGAGCTGGCCCTGGAGCACTTCTACGACCTCTGA